One Nicotiana tomentosiformis chromosome 4, ASM39032v3, whole genome shotgun sequence genomic window carries:
- the LOC104118623 gene encoding probable magnesium transporter NIPA6, which translates to MYSANLTGFILAVVSSAFIGSSFIIKKKGLQKAGSSGTRASSGGYGYLREPLWWIGMITMIVGEFANFVAYIYAPAVLVTPLGALSIIVSAVLAHFLLKEKLKKLGVLGCVLCIVGSTVIVLHAPGEHDLNSVDEIWALATQPAFLLYTASAVAITLVLVLYCEPRYGQTNIMVYIGVCSIFGSLTVMSIKAIGIAIKLTLEGSSQVAHLQTWVFVMVAVTCIITQLNYLNKALDTFNTAVVSPIYYAMFTSLTILASAIMFKDWSGQSASDIVSVLCGFLTVLSGTMVLHSTRDPAPPPNTDMYTQLSPQISWLVHANGEIWKQKEDGLHSEFVAIIRQDHFK; encoded by the exons ATGTACAGTGCTAATTTGACTGGTTTTATATTGGCTGTGGTGTCTAGCGCGTTTATTGGATCAAGTTTCATTATCAAGAAGAAGGGTCTTCAGAAGGCCGGCTCCTCTGGAACTCGAGCCA GCTCGGGCGGATATGGTTATCTACGGGAGCCTCTTTGGTGGATTGGGATGATTACTA TGATTGTTGGAGAATTTGCAAATTTCGTGGCTTATATTTATGCGCCAGCAGTTCTTGTGACCCCACTTGGAGCTTTAAGTATAATTGTTAG TGCTGTTCTAGCACATTTCTTACTTAAGGAAAAGTTGAAGAAACTGGGAGTATTAGGATGTGTTCTATGTATAGTGGGTTCTACCGTCATAGTTCTTCATGCACCTGGTGAACATGATCTTAATTCAGTGGATGAGATATGGGCATTAGCTACACAACCAG CTTTTCTTTTGTACACTGCCTCAGCAGTTGCAATAACATTGGTACTAGTCTTGTATTGTGAGCCTCGCTATGGTCAGACAAATATTATGGTCTATATAGGTGTTTGCTCCATCTTTGGGTCCTTGACG GTTATGAGCATCAAAGCTATCGGTATAGCAATAAAGCTTACATTGGAGGGTTCAAGCCAAGTTGCACATCTTCAAACTTGGGTGTTTGTGATGGTTGCTGTTACATGTATAATTACTCAACTAAATTACTTAAATAAG GCATTGGACACATTTAACACAGCTGTGGtttctccaatatattatgccaTGTTCACATCGCTTACAATTTTAGCCAGTGCCATAATGTTTAAG GATTGGTCTGGTCAGAGTGCTAGCGACATAGTTTCAGTGCTTTGTGGCTTTTTAACTGTGCTCTCAGGTACTATGGTTCTTCATAGTACAAGAGATCCAGCTCCTCCTCCTAATACAG ATATGTACACGCAACTTTCCCCTCAAATATCATGGTTGGTACATGCCAACGGAGAAATATGGAAGCAGAAAGAGGACGGTTTGCATTCAGAATTTGTTGCAATAATTAGGCAGGATCATTTCAAGTAG